Sequence from the Diorhabda carinulata isolate Delta chromosome 5, icDioCari1.1, whole genome shotgun sequence genome:
taataaGTCGAGGCTTTCACCCACAAAGTGAGGTGTATTTAATCACCTACACTGTTTGGTTTGTATAGCTACACCGAGGAACTTCCTGGCTTTCCTAAACAGGAAAAAGCGGGAGAGAATCAaacctcaaaattatttattacagctccgattttcctgaaaattaaGAATTAAGCTCATCGCACCTCCTCATCAAGATTTACATAGCCGCAAGGtatgcaaattgtttttaagtggtaaaaaccaccccttatcgaaaaataccaatattatagattttcctcctctttttgaatttaaatgattttaatttatgcggcataaatatcttaacatattgtataatagaaaatttatatattttgaagtatcaacccttaaaaatctttaaaaactacccttctgatgataataatataggaaacaatatttaaacgatataaaacattgcaatttcatttttgctgtgaaaaattcatagcattttaataaaattcaattggttatcaatttttattatttaaaccttaaaaactacccctttgcagagattaaaatgcaaataaatctaataacaacttttagattttgcattctttttggtattaaagtttcttgtctctacttgaagaaattttcaattgtttatacCCTGTCATCCCTTAAGAACTACCTCTttgacaaaaaaagaaaagaaattgaattcaatgactgttaatgttttgattttgaaatctTTCGGTATTCAAGTGTATTTTCCAAACACGAAGTGATTTTTTATTCTCTACACCCTGACACcccttaagaaccacccctttACCAAATATATCATCTCTTGGTACTCTCAAATGTATCTACAGGCAACTTGgcatcaacagaaaaaatccgTGCGCCAAAATTGGGAACTTTTTCGTATcctataatttacaaaaaaatttcaaatttttatcttttatataacttcattaattttgaagctatcacatcttacaaaaaaccattttaaaggtaattttcaggGCTACAAGCTTATGTATATTATAACTCCGTaaattttaatactaaaaaaagaataaaaaaagaaaaataattttttgtattaatatagTTATGGAGTAAAAATGAgcgaataattttttggaaaaatcaaaaaaagtattatttaatgttgttttttctcgaaattatgcatttctaatcaTTTAATCTTTCAGATGTCATAAATAatatccaaataaattatttagcacaaggaataagtttaattttgattttcaatgataTGGCATTagttttaatgtaatttttttagctttaattattttacatcatatctcactgATATCTCAGGTAAATCTATTTTATCAGTAatcatttgaaaggtctttttaagctctttaagaAGTATTCtataactttttgttgaaaaatgtaccgttttcccgttatttgaggttaaatactcaattacgtaaaacaaaagctattcaatATATATAACTTGCTTTAGAAAGAACATTAAGATCTTTAAATATaacttaatttctttgttttttcataagcttcatttttgttaatcacacttttttcgattaaatagatcattacagagttatacgtaaaaaactattgaaaaaagcaattttttgacGGAAAATCATACTTTTCAATTgagaataactcaaaaactattgaactggcaaaaaaactttatacaacatattttactttaaatttgctGGTCTTTCGATATCTGGGGTTATTTTGGGGGAAAAATTTTCGACTCCCGAAAAGGGGTGGCATCCCCTCACCGGGTGGAGTATAAATCGGCACTGCATTAAATAATTCTCTTCATCAACTTGACGATCTCGAAAGGGAAAGCAGTTTTAAATGGAGTCAAGAATAAGCAACATTAAATTCCGAATCTTCTCATATATCTTCGACTGGAATAAAGAGTGTAGAACTAACCTCCCTGAAGCAGTCTCTTATAAGTCTAACTGATCTCATCTCGTCACCTTACTCCCAAATACAGAAAGTTGATCAGATTCTGAAGATGGAATGATCCGTTTCCACTGAATTCTTGTGAAATTACGTGGGAGATAACTCCTTCAAGGACAAGTTgttcaacataaaaatttctGATACTAAAAACAGTTTATTAGATGAAACTGTGGAATTTCATTTACATACTGTTGGTATAGGTTCGTAAACTACAGATCCACGGCTCAGATGTGATTGAGCAAGATCttgtataaatcaaaacaaCATGAGAAAACCCAGAACAAGCgttttgttttcattctataataaaattttgatcaatttcagATTACCCACCAAATTCTCCTCCTCCAAATATGTCTGGCGATGGTGGCATTGGGAGCGCCCCTGATAGATTCAGATGTTAAATCAAACACAACATCATGTTGTACAATATCTCGTTGTACAGAAATTCCAATGAGTGACGAAAATCACGATATCTTCCaatgttataaaaaagaagtttgCGGTGAAGAATGTACGGATTACAAGAAAAGACCTCTACCTCCAGTTCCTcaataccaaagaaaaaattactacgtaaaaaaaatatgcaacaTATACGGATGCTATGACTACGCTTTCGACTGTAGGAGATGTTTAGATCCAAAACGAGGCGATTTCAATCCGTATAATATTAACGAGAATTGTATGAATTGTtactattagaaaatataatgtaaaatttatgtttctgaGTTTTTCTATAAACTTAAGAAGAAAgccataaaatataaaaatagaatgaaaataattatatccaGTCTCTAAAAAGGACAAATTAAGATTTGGACCACAAATTAATGAAATCTATTCCATGTGCTCAGCGAAGAAGCCTACTTATATCTATATTCTTCTATAATTCGCAATTCCTTTCCAGATCATCCTGGAGAAGAATGCAGTTGAGCAATACATGGATTTGACTCTCCTCCTTACCATTGTAGTTGTTCCAGGTTTTGTCCCAAATGACCAGTTCAAAGTTTGTACCTTGAAGCAAGAGATACAACTCAGTTTTAGTTATGAGAACCGTATTGGAAGAACCCCAATACCAAAAAGAGTAAAGAACTGTATAACTTACAGGAAAAAAGATCTTTTTTGGAAGGTTAGGTTTGGTAGGTTTCTTAAAGCCTGTTTGGATACTCCATCTCATCCGAGAACAGTTTCTTCCAGCGTTGCCAGCTGATAAAATAACTTGATTGAATATGTCAAGTCAGTAGGTCTAATAAGGTTTCCATATCAAAGTGATTTCGGTAATTAGTATTGTCCCTAAAAGGACAAATTAAGATTTGGACCACAAATTAATGAAATCTATTCCATGTGCTCAGCGAAGAAGCCTACTTATATCTATATCCTTCTATAATTCGCAATTCCCTTCCAGATCATCCTGGAGAAGAACTCAATTCAACCATACGTTGATTTGACTTTCTTCCTTATCATTGTAGTTGTTCCAGATTTTGTCCCAAATGACCAGTTCAAAGTTTGTACCTTGAAGCAAGAGATACAACTCAGTTTTAGTTATGAGAACCGTATTGGAAGAACCCCAATACCAAGAAGAGTAAAGAACTGTATAACAGGAAAAAAGATCTCTTTTGGAAGGCTAGGTTAGGTAGGTTTTCTTAAAGCCTGTTTGGATACTCCATCTCATCCGAGAACAGTTTCTTCCAGCGTTGCCAGCTGATAAAATAACTTGATTGAATATGTCAAGTCAGTAGGTCTAATAAGGTTTCCATATCAAAGTGATTTCGGTAATTAGTTTTGTCTCTATAAGGACAAATTAAGATTTGGACCACAAATTAATGGAATCTATTCCATGTGCTTAGCGAAGAAGCCTACTTATATCCATATCCTTCCATAATTCACAATTCCCTTCCCGATCATCCTGGAGAAGAACTCAATTCAACCATACGTAGATTTGTCTTTCCTCCTTACCATTGTATTTGTTCCAGATTTTGTCCCAGATGACCAGTTcaaagtttgttttttgaatcaAGAGATACAACTCAGTTTTAGTCATGAGAACCGTATTGGAAGAACCCCAATACCAAGAATTGTAGAAAACTGTAAAGATTACAGCAAACAACATCATTTCTGGTAAGTTGGGTTACGTAGGTTTTTTAAAGCCTGTTTGTATACTCTACCTCATTCGAGAACAGTTTCTTCCAGCGTTGCCAGCTGATTAAATAACTTGATGGAATATGTCAAGTCAGTAGATCTAATAAGGTTTCCATATCAAAGTGATTCTCAGATAGAGAGAAGTCGAATTTTGAGCTACTTTTGAAAAGTTCTGACATAACCATCATAAAATTTTGCTAATTGATTTGTTCACAGTTGCTTGTAACATTCACCttggttaaaaaatgaaattaattcttACGATGATTtcctatgactttcgacgtggattaaaccaacagcaatgtCTTGTATAACTATcatcgacttttggtgatgaagcaccgtCTGAAACTACTCggattttccaaattcaatcatGGCTGCACCTCGCTACAGACGAATTTCGTCCAAAATcagctgttgtgccagaaaacatcgatattGCAAGATGTGACACACCACGAGATTGCATCAACATTTGGTTGTCAAGAAGATTTTTTCCCGTTGGATACAGATTATTTAATAATCGCTAATAAGAAGCTCgtatcgattggtgcaaagagaTGCTGTAAAAGTCACGGTACTTCGAAAGAGCGAGCTTAAAACTAAACAACATTCGACGATATATTTCTTTCAAGATGAGCCAActtgaacaaaaattgtttcaacACTGTTTTTGCCATGTcagtaatatatattttgaacttTGTTGTCTCATTTACATCAGTTTTCTGAATCTTtctaagtgaaaaaaatatagatttactccaaaacaaaattttctaaaccTCGTTTCTAATTGAATACGTTACGATTCATATTTTTAGTAGCTTCATCTTTATGTTTaacgtttattttataaactccTAATGCACTAAAAACTTTATAACGTATATCTATGATGTACTGTATGTTTTAAAATTCGTCTACCGTTATTTACATGGTAAATATGTTATAGAAAATAAGGTTGTTTTGGTTATTAAAACTGATTACAATATTGTGtcgaaaattatttatctaagACAGTAAATATGCATTTCTATGCAATTAATGGTTAACTGATAAGAGTACAAGCTAGCTGCAAAATTTCTATGATAAagattgttaataattttgttaagtAAGTTGTTGTACGTGATAATTATGGTaagtatttaattaaatatttgttgcaGTAATATAATAGACTCTAGATAAATAAAGGTATATATAGAATGTTTTGTTGGATTGTATGTACAGCATTCTATAAATATATGGAGAATTAGgtactgaaaaatataaaaaacaagttttaaaggTCACCTGATCGGAATATTACCAACTACCCTCACTTTAAGATTACAATGTTTAAAAGTTGAGAGCTAAAAACAATAATCACACAATggtaaaaaatgatttaaaaaatccaTCTTTGTAATGGCATAGAATACGCctcaatatgaaaaatattgaggctcaattagaattttaatattaagttttattttgaaaaaaaccattcaaaaatAACAAGTGGAAATTTAGGCATGATACTCATCGTTTAAAGTTTTCCTAATGAGATTATCAACATCTAGAATAGCTCTTGTTACATTTTCCTCAATTCCTCACTTCCACTGCTCCAATATCTTCAGTTGTTGCCCCCAGCATACTTTAGGTCGACCTCTTAACTGTCCTATGTCTGGCGAAAGTCCTTCCGTATAAGGACTTTCTAATCTCTTCTTCATTCATGCCAAAACTATTCCATCCTTTGCATTTTTGTCACTATATCACCCTCGTACTTTATTTCATGCTTCTTAGGAATCCTGTAATAGTTTTAACCAATCCCAGTATCTTCCTGAGGATCTTTTACTCCAATATTTGAAGATTATCTTCCTTCTTCCCTGATAGATACGTCGTTTTGACTCTATATCTAGTGACTGATCCAATTCCTGTTCTGTATATTCTCAAATGAGTGTCCTCCACTTTTTGGAAACTTTAAATACCTTCAGTACACTCTAGGTTTCTTTAAAAGTGACAAAGTCATTTAGAAGACATGTTAAACATCTTTTTCTATTAGAATTTCTTTCGTTAGCTCTTCCTACGTCAAAATTTTGGCCTTAAAATTGATCACTTTGAggtgattcaattttttcttctcaattaTTCCCAGCGTTTCCTGTTCCCCTGTATCACAAGCTTTTTTAAGTCTGCAAACATCACATGCAGAAATAAACTAACcctttgtataaaataataccCTTCAAAGAGATACAGAGTGTCCTCtatcaatgtttattttgatcTTTGCAACGTTAATATGAATCCTTTCAACCTAAACCATTTATTAGCAAAGTCAATCCAGATTTctaactgaaatattttaatggaTGCTGATTATTCACCTTTGCACTTTCTTATGTCATGAATTGAATTTGATACGTTGCATGTTTGAGGTTAGAAACTGTAATGGTGTTTTGTCGTGCCGTCTATTGAGTTTAATTGACAACGAGAGGACCACTACAATAACTAAGTAAATAATAGACAAGTTTGACGTCACGACTGTCatattttaaggttatatttccctttccaaacaaagtttgTGAGGAAGTGTGTTTAAAGTTATTCAAACAGT
This genomic interval carries:
- the LOC130894455 gene encoding uncharacterized protein LOC130894455, which produces MITHQILLLQICLAMVALGAPLIDSDVKSNTTSCCTISRCTEIPMSDENHDIFQCYKKEVCGEECTDYKKRPLPPVPQYQRKNYYVKKICNIYGCYDYAFDCRRCLDPKRGDFNPYNINENCMNCYY